The genomic segment AAGTGCCGGTGCTTCAATTGTTGGTGCTATTGCCATGAAAGGCCCTAGTCAATATGTTTTACTTACTCGTGAAACTAACGAAAACTCAGAGGTTGTGTGAAAGCGAATTAATGTTAACGGCAAGGACACAATGGGCATTGATGAGTTATATCAATATTTAGTTGACAATAACTTAACAATTCGGGGTGAAATTGGTGCTAATGGGTGAGCGTATGTTGATCCAAATTACAAAAACCGTATTAGCTTGCCAGTTGCGTTTGGTTCAATTAGCAACGAATTTGTTAATGATATTATTCAAAACAAAAGTATTAAATCATTAGCAGAAGCCGTAAAAAGAATTATTTTAGAGTCTGATTTTAACAAGATTTTCAAACGTGATGATGTTTACCGTATTACGAATAGTTTAATCAGTGCTACTGAAAATAACGGTCTTCACACTTTACTAGCAACCGGTAAAATTAATAATGCAATTCTTACCAAAGTATTATTTGATGCTCTTAAAAATATCATTGACACTAAACAGTATAATGATCCCGAGTACAACAATAGTAATGGTAATGGCTTTATAAAAAGCATCTTCTACAACATTTTTGATTACTTTAAAAAAGAATACATTAAGTCTGGAAATGACGACGGAACTAGAAAAGAGTTTTTGGTTAAACAAATTTCTAATTTACTAAGCTTACTTGGTTTTGATAAAGCGACACTTATCCCAAGTTTGGACATAAACATTGGCGATCTTCTAAATTCTATAAACAACTTTGAAAATGTCTTTGATGTTTTAAAGGAGATGATTGATGCCATTGATTTCGAAAGATGATCAGCTTTAATTCAAGATTGGTATAGGCAACATCCTTTACTGCCATTTACTGATGTTAACCAAACATATTGACAACTTTCATCAGCTAGAATTGTTACTTCACTATTCCAATCAATTGATGGTAGTAAATTTAAAGGGGCAGTCAAAAAACTAATTAATCAAGTAGATTTTAACTGCATTTTCAATCCTGAACTTGAAACTAGCATTTTCCAAAAAATCCTATCAGTAAGAGAAAATTCAGGAAATCCATTAAGCGAAGAAGAAAAGAATGATCTAAAGGAATTATTCAAAAAACTAAATGGCGTTGAAGGTAGTGAAAAGAAATACAGCAATGTCAATCAAGGTTTAAATGAACTAATTGATAATCTAAGCGTTGATCGTTTGGCTAGTGCCTTAGATGAGTTAATTACCCGCGTAACCTATCCAGTTACGGTTAATGGCAAAGTGTTTAAAAACTTTAATACCGAAAAACTTGACAAATCTGATTATCTATCGGCTTTTATTAATTCAATTGTTACTGGTGGTGATTCAGAGATTAGCGGCAAGATTCAGAATATTCAAAATGCGCTTATAAAACTATTTAACTTATCAAGCAAAACACAAAGTTATGAAGTTTTAGGTAAGAATTTCATCGTTCCAGGTGTAGATAACAAAAAAATTTCATTGACTGATTTGCAAGCTTTAGCTAATATCTTTAGTTCAACTAATTCGCCACAAAACAAAGGTACTTCTACTTCTGATTCCCAAGGTGGCATTGACTTTGACCGCCTAAGAGACAAAATCAACGATGCCATTGCGTCTAAAACCGATTTTATTCCAACTACCCAAGAACTTAAATTCTTAAGAGAAAAAGCCTTAGTCACTGATCGTGATCTAGCTGATTTAAACAAAGTTAAAGAGAAATTCGAGTCTTACTTGAGACTATACGGTAAATTATCGCTTGACAACTATGGGCCTGATCGTAGTCAAAGCAAATGAAATTGAAGTTTTAATGATAATGCTAACAAAGAAGTAAAAAGTTATGGCGACCTTGCTTATCGCTCAGCTCTTTTAAAAAGCGATCAAAATAATGGTGGTATTATTCCTGCTATTCGCTCAATTTTAGCACAGCAATTTGTTTCGTCAATGTTAGGAAGTGGCCAATCTACTGCTGTGCAAAATGCCTTGCAATTTTATGCAATTTGAATTAAGTTAGCTTACGAAATGAGTGAATTGGCTAATGTTACCGAAAAAATTACTCGTGATCCTAATACTGGGGATAACATTATTAGCAAAATTAAGGACTACAAACTAACTTTCGATCAAATATCTTATATTTTAAAAGAATTGTTTAACCTTTCAAGTGATAGTGAAATTAATAATTTAATTACTAACTATCAAGCAGTTAATGGCTCTGTACCTAATTTTGGTGGTATTCTATCAAACACTGGTTATGATAAAATTGCTCACGCCCATGCTGATACTACTACTGCGGCAAAAGCCTTTGAAAATGCTATTGATTCTTCGCAAACATTTAAAAACTTCTTTAATAAAATAAAATCGCATGGAATTAATGACAACTTAATTGAAGAAATAAAAAATATTCTAAAGAAACATCAATATGAGCTAACCTACAATTTTGGATACATTGCCTCAGCTTCAACGTTACCAATTCATTACAAAGATTCCATTGAAAAATTTATTACTTCATTTATTAAAGGTAATGGCAGTTCTCCATCGTGAGGACATTTAGTAAACAACCGTGCCGAATTTAGCTTGCTATACAAGATGACTTTAGATAGCCAAAACCTATCTGAAAAATTCTCAGTTATTAATATTCCAAGAAATGTTTTTAGCGGTTATAACTTAATTAATTTCCCTCAAATTCTTATGTACTATGCTTTAAGTAATGGCACTGAAGGAAACCTAGCTTACATGGTTAAAAAATTATTTAATAACCTACATAATGCTAGCGTCAAAGACATTAAGAAAATGGTGGCACCGCTATATGATCAATATGTTAATGACGATGAACGAATTAGCTCACGTGATGACACAAATGCAGTGCTAGATTTATCGCAACTTAGTTATCTTATTAAAAACAAATTAACCAATAAGGATAAAAAAGATCTCAACTTATTTGGTCTAAATATAACTAAAACTCTCAGTGATGCCATTAGAAAGATTATTCAAGCAGTTAATGTCTACAACTTAATTTCTTATTCAGATGCGGGTTCGTATTTAGCAAAAGTAAACCAAGCCTACTTAGATAAAAATAATAAAGAAATTTACACTGGCGATATTAGTAAATACTTGAACAACCCCTTAGCAATGAAAGAATTCATTGCAAGCTTGCCAAGCAAATATAAAATTAAAGTTAATACCATTGAATATCTAATCATTGGTAAAGAAACGACAGCTGACTATTTATATCCTGTTGTTAATGAAGAAAATATTCAAGTCGATACCAAAACTCAAGCGTTAGTTTATGTTAACCAAAGAGGATTTGATCGCATTAGATCGGCTTATCCAACTTTTGCAATAAAAGAATATGTGTTAATTAAAATGCCTAAGGCTAGTGACAAAGAAATTAACAAAATGCGTGACGAGTTAAATGGTGTAATTTCTAACATTACTTCTAGTGCTAATAAAAAAGTTTATAAAACCACTGAGTCAGATTATTTAAACCCTGAAAGATCCATTCGAATTACTGCCGTAATGAGCGTAGTGAATATTATTCAAAAAGCGCAAGTTATCTCAATTATCATGCTAATCGTAATCGTGATCTTCATTGTTTACTTTGTAATTAAAAGGTATATTGAAAATCGACACAAAGTTATTGGAATTCTCTGCGCCCAAGGATATAAAACTAGCGAAATTGCCCTTTCATTTGCGGCCTTTGGTTGGCTTCCAGCAGCGATTGGTGGCATTGCCGGTTACATTACAGGACTTAGCTTACAACTTGGTGCGATGCGGATATTTTCAAGTTATTGAACGCTCGAGAATAACACCATACCCTTCAATGTGCTTTCATTATTGATTGCGATGATTCTTCCCGTCTTAGGAATTAGTGCTTTAATTTTTGCAATTACTTATTATGCAGTTAGAAGAAAACCAGTCGAAATGATGAATGGCTTAGTTGAACTTTCGATTAATAATGTTTCGCAAAAGATTTATATGATCTTCCGTAGATGAAATATCAAGATGAAATTTGTTATTTCGATGATTCTAAATAACTTCTGAAAACTATTTTCACTGTTCTTAGGATTTTCATCAACTTCATTAATTATGATGTTCTTTCTATCGTCGGGAAATGTGTTTGACCGTTCCATTAGCCAAACCTATAAAAATCGAAATTACCGATACAAACTTGACTTAGAAAGTCCAACGACTGAGGGTGGTCCTTATGTGACTTATAACCACAACGACCTTTCAAGACTACTTTATGTGCCAAGTGATTTAGCTGGCAAAGCATCATCAAACGGCAGTCAACTAGATTATGAAAACCCTAACTTCTTACGTCCTGGTGGTGGCTTTAACTCTGATGTTATTCCACGTAAGTTTGATCCCGTGGTATTAACTAAATCATCGCTAGATCTAAAACTTGACTTATCAGTCGAACTAAGCCCTTGAGATATTACTTATGCCAATATGCCAGAAACCCAACGGGCAAGAGTATTGCAAATCTTTGAAAGAGTATCAATGAAAATGCAAGCTACTCAAAATCTAATTACTGGCGAAGTTAACTCAGGCGAAGGCGGATATATCGCCGTAAAAGACTTAGAAAAATACAAACGTGATAAAGCTGCTGGTCGTCCTGAAGATCTTTCAAACCGTAAAGGATATTTCTTATTCTCAAATAATCGTCTTTCTGGCGACGATGATGTTGCTTCTAAATCATTTAGATATGTAGCATGAAATCCGCAATCTAGTTCTTATGAAAGTTCTGTTAAAGTAACTACTTCAGCACATCGTGAAAAATACCGTGAATTTTTAGTAGATGCTTATAAGAAAATTGATGTTCCTGATTTCTATGTCGCTTTTGGTGGCGTTTATTGAAATGAAGCAACTAATGAACGTTACACTTATGCCAAATTAGGACTAACAAATGGGCAAGAAACTCGTATTTATGGTTATCAAGAAGATAGCAAATACATCAAAGTGCTTGATAAAAATGGCAATGATCTTTCTAAAAAATTAGACCAATGATCAGGTCCTTCGGAACCAATCCCTCTAGTAGTTAACAACGTTTCAGCAAAACGGTTAGGACTATCGGTTGGTGATATTATTGAAGGAGATCTTCTAAACCACGTAGATCGGTTTGTTCACAAATTAGTGCAAACCGCAGCGCCACAAACAAGATATCGTTTTAGAGTTGTAGGTATTTCTGATACTTATATTAATGACGAATTTGTTGCATCGAAGAAAATTCTTGATCGCATTTTGGGAATGGACACATTAACCAAACGACTAAGAGATGCAAGACGTTCTGAGTTAGACCAACTTAACGCTTTGTATCCAGAGAAAAAAGAAGAAAACATTAGAAAATTTAATAAAAAATATGAAGCTTTCAACGGAATTCTTTCAGTAGATAAAACCCCTGTTCAAACTATTGACACATTAACTACTTATTCTGCAAGTGGATATTGAGGTGCAACAGCAACTTTTGACACCGAAGGTGCCTCAGCTGAAGCCAAATGAGCATTCTTTAAAAATGTCTTTATCTCTAATCCAAAATTAAAATTCACTTCCCTCTTTGAACATGCTATTAAT from the Metamycoplasma arthritidis genome contains:
- a CDS encoding FtsX-like permease family protein — encoded protein: MHRLFKEVFKSLSRNKIALICLTILIFLTSGIFTLLYDIKKSYSSTINSYDQVSRLHDLTADLDVNLSGNIPNGGFDQLDRDGNPSKDKKPITFSASANSAKKAYSFNLGPEDKNYIQLKKIGGLDVTNDDYYIKAEDFMKFFYASKQAASGTKFELNKENPDPSKINEFTIDGKAKEFAIYQKKGDKFERITTKLSLEKDSNLIFTDQPTLSQIGQIVKSNDSSKKDYIINPRSLYLNLKEKKVSLNYGDYENWKKEGVGYHMSGADFMKALGFREENGKWYYDNNSSNKDINLSTGSSTNESKITENDKVEQTFNLNKYIDQKGGVAANGFVTQEFKAKTYKMPENWIRSATVRYEYNWYRYRLNWNEKDDSAILNEISALESRIAELRANKKNKEANANLIKLLEQRLEAKRKELASNWTRTYLKFILKYRAENPKLYERLRYFTFWEKVKVSTYQVGNGAIKETREVVKVTASDFDVPFEKPLGAGKNTIRQIEGDQFKDLKDSSAGDPINPETLENLADNKKLVKFQNSIRESALNFAKQAILEEIKKRIPESNLGIRQTLTAETVDEKTGTKKAYHFINTGDKNNNIRGLKQNVGKLYEEQNNPTWINKSINDSNIDEFIQKPQLGETFIRKIPSIYTKEIIEYIFKGYTPNPDYFAPDVRFEDYYDLIQNTKIPVLINNKKMVVLTTAEREDKSAGASIVGAIAMKGPSQYVLLTRETNENSEVVWKRINVNGKDTMGIDELYQYLVDNNLTIRGEIGANGWAYVDPNYKNRISLPVAFGSISNEFVNDIIQNKSIKSLAEAVKRIILESDFNKIFKRDDVYRITNSLISATENNGLHTLLATGKINNAILTKVLFDALKNIIDTKQYNDPEYNNSNGNGFIKSIFYNIFDYFKKEYIKSGNDDGTRKEFLVKQISNLLSLLGFDKATLIPSLDINIGDLLNSINNFENVFDVLKEMIDAIDFERWSALIQDWYRQHPLLPFTDVNQTYWQLSSARIVTSLFQSIDGSKFKGAVKKLINQVDFNCIFNPELETSIFQKILSVRENSGNPLSEEEKNDLKELFKKLNGVEGSEKKYSNVNQGLNELIDNLSVDRLASALDELITRVTYPVTVNGKVFKNFNTEKLDKSDYLSAFINSIVTGGDSEISGKIQNIQNALIKLFNLSSKTQSYEVLGKNFIVPGVDNKKISLTDLQALANIFSSTNSPQNKGTSTSDSQGGIDFDRLRDKINDAIASKTDFIPTTQELKFLREKALVTDRDLADLNKVKEKFESYLRLYGKLSLDNYGPDRSQSKWNWSFNDNANKEVKSYGDLAYRSALLKSDQNNGGIIPAIRSILAQQFVSSMLGSGQSTAVQNALQFYAIWIKLAYEMSELANVTEKITRDPNTGDNIISKIKDYKLTFDQISYILKELFNLSSDSEINNLITNYQAVNGSVPNFGGILSNTGYDKIAHAHADTTTAAKAFENAIDSSQTFKNFFNKIKSHGINDNLIEEIKNILKKHQYELTYNFGYIASASTLPIHYKDSIEKFITSFIKGNGSSPSWGHLVNNRAEFSLLYKMTLDSQNLSEKFSVINIPRNVFSGYNLINFPQILMYYALSNGTEGNLAYMVKKLFNNLHNASVKDIKKMVAPLYDQYVNDDERISSRDDTNAVLDLSQLSYLIKNKLTNKDKKDLNLFGLNITKTLSDAIRKIIQAVNVYNLISYSDAGSYLAKVNQAYLDKNNKEIYTGDISKYLNNPLAMKEFIASLPSKYKIKVNTIEYLIIGKETTADYLYPVVNEENIQVDTKTQALVYVNQRGFDRIRSAYPTFAIKEYVLIKMPKASDKEINKMRDELNGVISNITSSANKKVYKTTESDYLNPERSIRITAVMSVVNIIQKAQVISIIMLIVIVIFIVYFVIKRYIENRHKVIGILCAQGYKTSEIALSFAAFGWLPAAIGGIAGYITGLSLQLGAMRIFSSYWTLENNTIPFNVLSLLIAMILPVLGISALIFAITYYAVRRKPVEMMNGLVELSINNVSQKIYMIFRRWNIKMKFVISMILNNFWKLFSLFLGFSSTSLIMMFFLSSGNVFDRSISQTYKNRNYRYKLDLESPTTEGGPYVTYNHNDLSRLLYVPSDLAGKASSNGSQLDYENPNFLRPGGGFNSDVIPRKFDPVVLTKSSLDLKLDLSVELSPWDITYANMPETQRARVLQIFERVSMKMQATQNLITGEVNSGEGGYIAVKDLEKYKRDKAAGRPEDLSNRKGYFLFSNNRLSGDDDVASKSFRYVAWNPQSSSYESSVKVTTSAHREKYREFLVDAYKKIDVPDFYVAFGGVYWNEATNERYTYAKLGLTNGQETRIYGYQEDSKYIKVLDKNGNDLSKKLDQWSGPSEPIPLVVNNVSAKRLGLSVGDIIEGDLLNHVDRFVHKLVQTAAPQTRYRFRVVGISDTYINDEFVASKKILDRILGMDTLTKRLRDARRSELDQLNALYPEKKEENIRKFNKKYEAFNGILSVDKTPVQTIDTLTTYSASGYWGATATFDTEGASAEAKWAFFKNVFISNPKLKFTSLFEHAINAYNEAHGTNKKYEEEMRKFLGIDDPAVFEEIKETTDISKFQKIASDAINKFYAPQESIYGKNIMYGASFDVNSKDIEAGFISSISKTINVILTVVIIVSFIISIVILVIITNIMIASNRISIATFSVLGYNNFEKIFLFFFSFIPSILLACGLMIPATLGLIAIFNNFVLSTSQIVLPLTLNISTVIISVVTCLVVFTLTSVITWLSLNRTKAAYALKGK